Proteins from a genomic interval of Crassostrea angulata isolate pt1a10 chromosome 7, ASM2561291v2, whole genome shotgun sequence:
- the LOC128155561 gene encoding ankyrin repeat, PH and SEC7 domain containing protein secG-like isoform X2 translates to MANNGQQLHSAVRNKDKESIERLLDSGADVNCMVYGWTPLQLSLQRGYEEGAVVLIDRGCDVHLHDKNSVSPFEECLRKNLIKVLTKIVNKGEDVNAVLSNGEPPVCEAVKNASKDVLSVLIKGKCNVNTVGSKGESPLFTAAKSGYSDICRLLLDAGADPDFILPANQHTPLITAASNDNDDVIKVLLKHGCNVNHCDVMGKSALWHAYSNSNTDSMKLLLRAGSDKNIPNAEGQTLLDDAKDAEDDDVIELLTKFTQSWT, encoded by the exons ATGGCTAACAATGGGCAACAGTTACACTCGGCCGTAAGAAATAAAGACAAGGAGTCCATAGAGAGGCTCCTGGACAGCGGGGCGGACGTAAACTGCATGGTATATGGCTGGACGCCGCTACAGCTTTCTCTCCAAAGAG GGTATGAGGAGGGGGCAGTAGTTCTGATAGACAGAGGGTGCGATGTTCATCTCCATGACAAGAACAGTGTTTCACCATTTGAGGAATGTCTACGCAAAAATctgataaaa GTACTCACTAAAATTGTCAACAAAGGGGAGGATGTAAATGCTGTTCTATCTAACGGGGAACCCCCTGTCTGTGAAGCCGTTAAAAACGCCAGCAAAGACGTCCTGTCTGTGCTGATTAAAG GGAAATGTAACGTGAATACCGTTGGGAGTAAAGGAGAGAGTCCTTTATTTACCGCCGCCAAATCTGGATACAGCGACATCTGTCGACTACTCCTCGACGCAGGCGCAGATCCAGACTTCATTCTACCAGCCAATCAGCATACGCCTCTCATTACAGCTGCGAGTAACGACAATGATGATGTCATAAAAGTACTTTTGAAG CACGGATGTAATGTaaatcattgtgacgtcatgggAAAGTCTGCGTTGTGGCACGCTTATAGTAACAGCAACACGGACAGCATGAAACTTCTACTTAGGGCGGGGTCAGACAAGAATATCCCGAACGCAGAGGGACAGACGCTATTGGACGACGCAAAGGACGCAGAAGATGATGACGTCATAGAACTCCTGACAAAGTTCACCCAGTCGTGgacttaa
- the LOC128155561 gene encoding ankyrin repeat, PH and SEC7 domain containing protein secG-like isoform X1: protein MANNGQQLHSAVRNKDKESIERLLDSGADVNCMVYGWTPLQLSLQRGYEEGAVVLIDRGCDVHLHDKNSVSPFEECLRKNLIKVLTKIVNKGEDVNAVLSNGEPPVCEAVKNASKDVLSVLIKVGKCNVNTVGSKGESPLFTAAKSGYSDICRLLLDAGADPDFILPANQHTPLITAASNDNDDVIKVLLKHGCNVNHCDVMGKSALWHAYSNSNTDSMKLLLRAGSDKNIPNAEGQTLLDDAKDAEDDDVIELLTKFTQSWT, encoded by the exons ATGGCTAACAATGGGCAACAGTTACACTCGGCCGTAAGAAATAAAGACAAGGAGTCCATAGAGAGGCTCCTGGACAGCGGGGCGGACGTAAACTGCATGGTATATGGCTGGACGCCGCTACAGCTTTCTCTCCAAAGAG GGTATGAGGAGGGGGCAGTAGTTCTGATAGACAGAGGGTGCGATGTTCATCTCCATGACAAGAACAGTGTTTCACCATTTGAGGAATGTCTACGCAAAAATctgataaaa GTACTCACTAAAATTGTCAACAAAGGGGAGGATGTAAATGCTGTTCTATCTAACGGGGAACCCCCTGTCTGTGAAGCCGTTAAAAACGCCAGCAAAGACGTCCTGTCTGTGCTGATTAAAG TAGGGAAATGTAACGTGAATACCGTTGGGAGTAAAGGAGAGAGTCCTTTATTTACCGCCGCCAAATCTGGATACAGCGACATCTGTCGACTACTCCTCGACGCAGGCGCAGATCCAGACTTCATTCTACCAGCCAATCAGCATACGCCTCTCATTACAGCTGCGAGTAACGACAATGATGATGTCATAAAAGTACTTTTGAAG CACGGATGTAATGTaaatcattgtgacgtcatgggAAAGTCTGCGTTGTGGCACGCTTATAGTAACAGCAACACGGACAGCATGAAACTTCTACTTAGGGCGGGGTCAGACAAGAATATCCCGAACGCAGAGGGACAGACGCTATTGGACGACGCAAAGGACGCAGAAGATGATGACGTCATAGAACTCCTGACAAAGTTCACCCAGTCGTGgacttaa
- the LOC128192562 gene encoding keratin, type I cytoskeletal 10-like gives MASLIALVLFLSSVCAFPYSFNPWAGRQRFSLNHLQPMTTSIPNPMISGFAGGNVLCAYCQRVRGPCGCQGLCVGGCGGGFGGFGSSLGPAFGSSFSPAFGPSFGSVRRGGQGFPFLSYGAFPQSRFSQFGGRRSAGVSLGSRFLSRNFQGGGGNMNMFGNSADYDHDD, from the exons ATGGCTTCACTGATCGCCCTGGTCCTGTTTCTGAGCTCAGTGTGCGCCTTTCCTTATTCCTTCAATCCTTGGGCCGGGCGGCAACGTTTTAGTCTGAATCACCTCCAACCCATGACGACAAGTATCCCTAATCCAA TGATTTCTGGGTTTGCCGGAGGAAATGTTCTGTGTGCATACTGTCAGAGAGTCCGGGGACCATGCGGGTGTCAGGGATTGTGCGTGGGTGGCTGCGGGGGAGGTTTCGGGGGATTTGGCTCCTCCCTTGGTCCAGCATTTGGGTCCTCCTTTAGTCCCGCGTTTGGCCCCTCCTTTGGCTCCGTTAGACGCGGGGGACAAGGATTCCCTTTCTTGTCGTACGGAGCTTTTCCTCAGtcaagattttcacaatttgGAGGCCGGAGAAGTGCCGGAGTGTCTTTAGGCTCCCGATTTTTGTCGAGGAATTTTCAAGGTGGTGGTGGAAACATGAACATGTTTGGAAATAGTGCTGACTATGATCATGATGATTGA